One window of Aspergillus oryzae RIB40 DNA, chromosome 3 genomic DNA carries:
- the pre1 gene encoding proteasome core particle subunit beta 4 (20S proteasome, regulatory subunit beta type PSMB2/PRE1), translating to MEVLLGITGKDFVLVAASKAAMRGPTILKAEDDKTRQLNKHSLMAFSGEAGDTVQFAEYIQANIQLYTMRNDTELGPNAVANFVRGELARSLRSRSPYTVNLLLAGVDGITQKPHLYWIDYLASLAPVPYAAHGYAQYYCLSTLDKHHHPDISLEEGLKLLEMCTDELKRRLPIDYKGVLVKVVTKDGVREVDFDNDKIVKSA from the exons AT GGAGGTTCTACTGGGTATCACCGGCAAGGACTTTGTCCTGGTGGCAGCGTCCAAAGCCGCCATGAGGGGCCCAACTATTCTTAAAGCCGAAGACGATAAGACACGGCAGCTCAACAAACACAGTCTGATGGCTTTCTCAGGAGAGGCAGGAGATACCG TACAATTTGCGGAGTATATTCAAGCGAACATTCAACTATATACGATGCGGAATGATACCGAACTTGGACCGAACGCCGTTGCCAACTTTGTCCGGGGAGAACTGGCGCGCAGTCTGCGATCTCGGAGTCCATACACGGTCAACCTGTTGCTCGCTGGTGTCGATGGGATCACCCAGAAGCCTCACCTGTACTGGATAGACTACCTGGCTTCTTTGGCACCAGTACCATATGCCGCTCATGGTTATGCCCA ATACTATTGTCTCTCAACACTCGATAAACACCACCATCCTGATATTTCCCTCGAAGAAGGCTTAAAGCTTCTAGAGATGTGCACAGACGAGCTAAAGCGTAGATTGCCGATTGACTACAAGGGG GTTTTGGTAAAGGTCGTGACCAAAGATGGCGTGAGAGAAGTAGACTTTGATAATGACAAGATCGTCAAGAGTGCTTAA
- a CDS encoding uncharacterized protein (predicted protein), with translation MSTNDAVFYRRNKQIQDAIDGQNLKQALQLIDKRMKKGEDTRFLKAWKAHILYRHVDEIHRQRGIAETLDLCKAEPPATDLDTLDILYQTLKRMGDQAETMRTLWERASKAKPQDLDLQMRWFTDAFEGDDWKSAQKVCNLLSPAVAINRNLIP, from the exons ATGTCCACCAATGACGCCGTTTTTTACCGGCGCAATAAACAGATTCAAGATGCCATTGACGGGCAGAATCTGAAACAGGCCCTGCAGCTGATTGACAAGCGcatgaagaaaggagaagatacGAGATTTTTGAAG GCATGGAAAGCCCATATACTATATCGTCATGTGGACGAAATCCATCGACAACGTGGTATAGCGGAGACCCTCGATTTGTGCAAGGCCGAGCCACCAGCTACCGATCTCGATACTCTCGACATTCTTTATCAGACTCTGAAACGAATGGGCGACCAGGCGGAGACTATGAGGACTCTGTGGGAAAGAGCCTCGAAGGCGAAACCACAAGATTTGGATTTACAAATGAGATGGTTCACGGATGCGTTTGAAGGTGATGACTGGAAGTCAGCGCAAAAGGTCTGTAACCTGTTGAGTCCGGCTGTCGCAATAAACCGAAATCTAATTCCTTGA
- a CDS encoding rRNA processing protein RRP9 (U3 snoRNP-associated protein (contains WD40 repeats)), with protein sequence MSSFFTLPASQRKRKREDRAGAPASKKRGVDADGVSGAKGSRRTKEREQSISGSDLDEDDAESIVSGVSGEESDSESDEGETAADRRLKLAERYLDNVREEVDEYGFDAAEIDRDLIAERLKEDVDEFKGRTYRQIASDLSLSAASHSFFRADTQSTTSIAVHAPFVYTVSKDKTLIKWELATPSHATTDSSANGQNSSSKRPPRPQRKKPKQVRFTRGLQKIAESDEEHGHTKNILSVAVSPSGKFVATGGEDRKLIIWDAETLTPLKTFTQHRDSVSGLAFARHISTMSSGEQLFSGSFDRTIKTWSLSTAGHAYVETLFGHQDHISSLTAMTIDQCVSVGARDRTARLWKVVDESQLIFRGGSSKHSYQENNLDCVAPLPPNHFVTGSDSGAISLWSVHKKKPLHTITLAHGLDPLPPLDELSSEVDPNIAASNARHMRRNPRWITALATLPGTDIVLSGSWDGWIRAWKISEDKKTIIPLGAIGGVSSEPDTPSQQLKQSLALDNPVDSAQMAVDGRREQKMEEVKEEAEPLVKGVINGIAVFERRAETSKPGQPKSKSESAEPEPRGLCIVAAVGKEHRFGRWKGFANNYYEGPTPDGRNGAVVFEVPFINGNPQSK encoded by the exons ATGTCGTCCTTTTTCACACTACCCGCTTCCCAGCGGAAGCGCAAGAGGGAAGACCGCGCCGGAGCCCCCGCGTCGAAGAAACGAGGTGTTGATGCAGATGGAGTCTCAGGCGCCAAGGGTAGTAGAAGGACTAAGGAACGGGAGCAATCAATCTCGGGTAGCGAcctggatgaggatgatgccGAGAGCATTGTATCTGGAGTTTcaggagaagagagtgatTCGGAATCCGACGAAGGAGAGACGGCCGCAGACCGGAGGTTAAAGCTTGCTGAGAGATATTTGGATAATGTTCGGGAAGAAGTAGATGAATATGGGTTCGATGCAGCAGAGATTGATCGAGATTTAATTGCTGAGAGATTGAAGGAGGATGTG GACGAGTTCAAAGGACGCACATATCGTCAGATAGCCTCAGACCTGTCTTTATCCGCAGCCTCGCATTCATTTTTCCGGGCAGATACCCAGTCGACGACGTCCATTGCCGTTCATGCACCTTTTGTTTATACGGTGTCGAAAGATAAAACGTTAATTAAATGGGAGCTTGCCACTCCCAGTCACGCAACCACAGATTCTTCAGCAAACGGACAGAACAGCTCGTCGAAACGCCCTCCGAGACCGCAACGGAAGAAGCCTAAGCAGGTGAGGTTTACGCGGGGCTTGCAAAAGATTGCTGAAAGTGATGAGGAGCATGGTCACACTAAGAATATCTTGTCTGTGGCTGTATCGCCATCTGGAAAGTTTGTTGCCACTGGCGGAGAGGATCGGAAATTGATAATCTGGGATGCGGAGACATTGACCCCTTTGAAGACGTTTACACAGCATCGCGATTCGGTCAGTGGGCTTGCCTTTGCTCGTCATATTTCTACCATGAGCTCCGGCGAACAACTATTCTCTGGTTCGTTCGATCGGACCATCAAGACATGGTCCTTGAGCACCGCAGGTCATGCATACGTTGAGACATTGTTCGGTCATCAAGACCATATCTCTTCTCTCACCGCAATGACGATCGATCAGTGTGTCAGTGTCGGAGCCCGCGATCGCACCGCCAGATTGTGGAAGGTCGTAGATGAATCTCAGCTGATCTTCCGCGGAGGATCTTCCAAGCACTCCTACCAAGAAAATAACCTTGACTGTGTGGCACCTTTGCCCCCGAATCACTTTGTTACCGGCTCAGACTCTGGCGCGATCTCCCTTTGGTCCGTCCATAAAAAGAAACCCCTTCACACGATAACTCTCGCCCACGGTCTTGACCCTCTACCTCCGCTCGATGAGCTGTCTTCAGAAGTCGACCCGAATATAGCCGCTTCGAATGCCCGTCACATGCGGCGCAATCCTCGCTGGATCACTGCGCTGGCTACGCTCCCGGGCACTGACATCGTGCTTAGTGGTAGCTGGGACGGATGGATTCGCGCATGGAAGATCtcagaagacaagaaaaccatcatcCCACTGGGGGCCATTGGCGGAGTCTCATCAGAACCGGATACCCCATCTCAACAACTGAAACAATCCCTAGCCTTGGACAACCCAGTCGACTCAGCCCAGATGGCCGTCGACGGGCGTCGAGAGCAAAAAATGGaggaggtcaaagaagagGCCGAACCACTCGTCAAGGGCGTCATCAACGGTATCGCAGTTTTCGAACGCCGTGCGGAGACCAGCAAGCCCGGCCAACCCAAGTCTAAATCAGAGTCTGCCGAACCAGAGCCCCGAGGTCTCTGCATTGTCGCAGCAGTGGGCAAGGAACATCGCTTTGGCCGCTGGAAAGGTTTCGCGAACAATTACTACGAGGGACCTACACCCGATGGCCGTAACGGCGCTGTGGTTTTCGAGGTCCCTTTCATAAACGGTAACCCTCAATCGAAGTGA
- a CDS encoding uncharacterized protein (predicted protein) has protein sequence MWHLHKATCLTSWFAGGRSNKTCPDCRAPVKTPPAPAYLVRAVVQLFTGRAELLEKGETTAEHKRHQREEAEKLENDKKNTHPKEGGLFRGTFNKKLPTAQPIVDLEDNVVRCPRCSWELEEDSNCAQCGYRQDEESVTDTSDISDSDSTGSISTDSEENSEMTDYMDDEFEDGFGELDDVDWNGFYNGVSIEGRVDDLPRHIYSLVRHYHHHTPPSHRPVFARNSLFDEANSTAHETEESTDDYLDDTDMDSFIDDDEHIEQGHDSDSDRSTVVGGPEVRFPPDQDDVQLSSEVTMSQADDCIDDSLDSLDEISDSEEEEDEDDDDEDDEPIRPPVAGNRRRQFPASNGASSSVLASRMGGAPNVNPYAMRRQASRSQSTNPSLFESRIRRGPNVNSYAMRRQASRSQSTNTEGTSASNAITLDDDSDEPVRAIRRHCRNTGR, from the exons ATGTGGCATTTGCATAAGGCCACT TGTTTAACGTCATGGTTTGCTGGCGGGAGGTCCAATAAAACATGCCCCGACTGCCGAGCTCCGGTCAAAACTCCACCTGCCCCTGCATACCTG GTTCGTGCTGTCGTCCAACTTTTCACAGGCCGTGCAGAACTTTTAGAAAAAGGTGAGACGACGGCCGAGCACAAGCGCCATCAGCGCGAAGAGGCTGAAAAGTTGGAGAACGATAAGAAGAACACACATCCCAAAGAGGGCGGATTATTCCGGGGTACATTCAACAAAAAACTTCCAACCGCACAGCCCATCGTTGACCTGGAGGACAATGTCGTTCGCTGCCCGCGCTGTTCATgggagctggaagaagactCGAATTGCGCACAGTGCGGATACCGACAGGATGAAGAGTCGGTGACAGATACATCAGATATATCAGATTCCGATTCGACCGGTTCAATTTCAACCGATTCAGAGGAGAATTCTGAGATGACAGATTACATGGATGACGAATTCGAAGATGGATTCGGCGAATTGGACGACGTCGATTGGAACGGTTTCTATAATGGGGTTTCTATCGAGGGGAGGGTTGATGATCTTCCCCGTCATATATACAGCTTAGTTCgccattatcatcatcacacTCCCCCCTCACACCGCCCTGTCTTTGCGCGCAATAGCCTCTTTGATGAAGCGAATTCAACTGCTCATGAAACTGAAGAATCGACTGACGACTACTTGGACGACACAGACATGGACTCATTCATTGACGACGATGAACATATCGAGCAGGGTCATGACTCAGACTCGGACAGATCTACTGTAGTCGGGGGTCCTGAAGTTCGATTCCCGCCTGATCAAGATGATGTCCAGTTGAGCTCAGAGGTAACAATGTCCCAGGCCGACGACTGTATCGATGATTCCCTGGATAGCTTAGACGAGATCTCAGAtagcgaagaggaagaggatgaagatgatgatgacgaagatgatgagcctATCCGGCCTCCCGTAGCCGGAAATCGGCGCCGCCAATTTCCAGCCTCAAATGGggcttcatcatctgtccTCGCGAGTCGAATGGGGGGTGCTCCAAACGTGAATCCCTACGCGATGCGCCGACAGGCATCACGTAGTCAAAGCACAAATCCGTCTCTCTTCGAGAGTCGAATTCGGCGAGGTCCAAACGTGAATTCTTACGCGATGCGCCGGCAAGCATCACGTAGTCAAAGTACAAACACGGAAGGAACTTCTGCCTCGAATGCAATAACACTGGACGATGATTCTGACGAGCCAGTTCGAGCAATCCGAAGACATTGCCGAAATACCGGCCGTTGA
- a CDS encoding ubiquitin carboxyl-terminal hydrolase family protein (spindle pole body protein - Sad1p) — translation MSKRQAELALEEDTVAGSPAIKKARVEDDIEEGDPRHGALPLRRASGQEREEDERKGNDILAAADQEGEELEEAAVDNGAESDFDDADDDRPVIAAPKRQSAPMEGYSDLYLDTINREILDFDFEKLCSVTLSNINVYACLVCGKYFQGRGPKSHAYFHGLEVGHHVFINMGTKKVYVLPEGYEVKNKSLDDIKYVVDPHYSKEEVSKLDKEVHDAFDLAGNRYRPVVQLLAHVFPIRNYFLLHEFPTPGTPQLALRFSTLVRKLWNPKAFRSHVSPHELLQEIALRSSKRFTLTQQSDPVEFLSWFLNNLHLSLGGSKKPSKTPTSVVQAAFQGHLRIESQAITAHSDTQNARLVFTESGDIKSQTTPFLILTLDLPPTPLFQSANRESIIPHVPLTTLLNKYNGITASEKLAHRVRHRLLHPLPPYLLFHIKRFSKNRFVSERNPTIVTFPSPRSLDMSPYVEPNPDIWPPGEPILYDLVANIILDPTVAVPGATDEAAADKGVNAASGASSSGAGAGSEKVSWMVQLHDKAMSAENNRQHSERAGEQQGPEWLEIQDLFVKKAETETLFTREGYLMVWERRKVPGMNSRKGKNPAK, via the exons ATGTCCAAGAGACAAGCTGAGCTGGCGCTAGAGGAGGATACAGTCGCAGGTTCTCCGGCCATTAAGAAGGCCCGTGTGGAGGACGACATCGAGGAAGGTGACCCGCGCCATGGAGCCCTTCCGTTACGACGGGCGAGTGgccaagagagagaggaagacgaacGCAAAGGGAATGATATCCTAGCCGCTGCGGACCAGGAGggggaagagctggaagaagcgGCGGTGGATAATGGTGCTGAGTCCGATTTCGATgatgccgacgatgacaGGCCTGTGATTGCGGCTCCCAAACGCCAGAGTGCACCTATGGAGGGCTATAGCGATCTTTATCTTGATACGATTAATCGCGAAATCCTCGACTTTGACTTTGAAAAACTGTGCTCGGTCACCCTTTCGAATATCAATGTGTACGCGTGTCTGGTCTGCGGCAAATACTTTCAGGGCAGGGGCCCCAAGTCTCATGCCTACTTTCATGGGCTTGAAGTCGGCCATCATGTTTTCATCAATATGGGAACCAAGAAGGTGTATGTCCTTCCGGAGGGCTATGAAGTGAAGAATAAGAGCTTGGATGACATCAAGTACGTGGTGGATCCGCACTATAGCAAGGAAGAGGTCTCCAAGCTAGACAAAGAGGTCCATGATGCGTTCGATCTCGCAGGCAATCGTTATAGACCAG TCGTGCAACTTTTGGCTCATGTTTTTCCAATTCGCAATTACTTTCTGCTACATGAGTTTCCGACACCCGGCACACCCCAATTAGCTCTACGATTCAGCACGCTGGTGCGAAAACTATGGAACCCAAAGGCTTTTCGATCCCATGTGTCGCCGCACGAGTTGCTACAGGAGATTGCTCTTCGTTCATCAAAGCGCTTCACGCTGACCCAGCAGTCTGACCCAGTGGAGTTTTTGTCTTGGTTTCTAAACAACTTGCATCTTTCACTCGGAGGCTCTAAGAAGCCTTCCAAGACACCCACTAGTGTGGTCCAGGCCGCATTCCAAGGCCACCTGAGGATTGAAAGCCAAGCAATCACCGCTCATTCAGATACCCAAAACGCTCGCCTAGTCTTTACGGAATCGGGCGACATCAAAAGCCAGACCACCCCATTTCTCATCCTTACGTTAGATTTGCCTCCCACTCCTCTCTTCCAATCCGCCAATCGGGAATCCATCATTCCCCATGTCCCTCTAACAACACTCCTAAACAAGTACAACGGTATCACTGCTTCAGAGAAGCTGGCTCATCGAGTTCGCCACCGCCTCCTTCATCCCCTTCCACCTTATCTATTATTCCATATCAAGCGATTCAGCAAAAACAGATTCGTATCTGAACGTAACCCGACGATTGTCACATTCCCGTCACCCCGCTCTCTCGACATGTCGCCCTACGTAGAACCGAACCCGGACATTTGGCCTCCGGGCGAACCGATCCTCTACGACCTCGTCGCCAATATTATCCTGGATCCAACTGTAGCTGTCCCTGGTGCCACTGACGAGGCAGCCGCAGATAAGGGTGTTAACGCAGCATCTGGGGCATCGTCGAGCGGCGCTGGTGCGGGCAGCGAGAAGGTTTCCTGGATGGTCCAGCTTCACGATAAAGCTATGTCTGCAGAGAATAATCGACAACATAGCGAGCGCGCTGGTGAACAGCAAGGGCCGGAGTGGCTTGAGATCCAGGATCTGTTTGTCAAGAAAgcagaaacagaaaccctATTCACCCGAGAAGGATATCTTATGGTCTGGGAGCGACGAAAGGTCCCGGGCATGAACAGCCGGAAGGGGAAGAACCCAGCAAAATAG
- a CDS encoding 60S ribosomal protein eL36 (predicted protein), with the protein MAQERSGIVVGLNKGHKTTPLNTPKTRVSRTKGQSSRRTAFVRDIAREVVGLAPYERRIIELLRNTQDKRARKLAKKRLGTFGRGKRKVEDMQRVIAESRRVTGH; encoded by the exons ATGGCCCAGGAACGCTCCGGAATTGTGGTCGGTCTGAACAAGGGCCAT AAAACCACCCCCCTCAACACCCCCAAGACCCGTGTCAGCCGCACCAAGGGCCAGTCCTCCCGCCGTACTGCCTTTGTTCGTGACATCGCTCGTGAGGTTGTCGGTCTTGCCCCCTATGAGCGCCGTATCATCGAACTCCTGAGAAACACTCAGGACAAGCGTGCTCGTAAGCTCGCCAAGAAGAGG CTCGGTACCTTCGGCcgtggaaagagaaaggttgAGGACATGCAGCGCGTCATCGCTGAGTCCCGTCGTGTCACTGGTCACTAA
- a CDS encoding MDM20/NAA25 family protein (predicted protein) gives MVSKAADSVPSDPKELLSPPRAIQGPEELLLLVKIYESQGRHDEIVKILDSENLGLSSRVIQNDWSFVGVKLSSLEKAEMWMQGLSYAKELLAIPTNEAEKKALQERDDWAVWKLLVISTRNINTQETTIETLKFIGDFLDVVPKSRNARLARLDLIHSGVLAGTSKTEDLVSTCQEYFDNNKNKLYCFGDLQLYLAALGKEAVTKFVEYASKGQEGNVRFIQCPCLRFQADTLVKVKNDPFKGVTTINALKLEYCYELSTNGTNVTKIQVEDFISRCLQVYREVDRPERSSAPSTIESQPSDDLCLLAAMSLIRFSGIWISGNQDQIPDTILIRAAAILERLLIDSPHNYQALLLLVRIYLRLGAGSLALKVFSKLSVKQMQFETVAHNLFTRLATIHPHSAPPIEGAEYKDFNPQSAFVQALNFYRTAEVTTVRHRSNGLDLGSYVNIEGTIELQRRLKYSVCRRMWALDVRRMQRLAGGDPMGRYDEVGRCKNITYGGLSAHTYSTAMDPSPVTDQRLFDAFMNCEPTNQPTFEERMRLGPLPREQWVMCTRVTDQLFSTLKNMTVQKPVSVEPNLPSPKDFVGSEASSEMTSSEIESAKINLSLLKVATFLNGSKSVAAEEVDSCLTQVEEWLCSKSKDLDMNGPKISQLVSETAVPLRRHEASAPTWRSFHDLYLIMESLKALSLITSIASKKTTKAAKLPKDRIQRLADSTRQVYESLRANARALKSAISEPGVLGSLVDLVVGGSDDGEDGTQLRAELDKTFDTAAVEMFCGELMESWEEGLDGLLRVSL, from the exons ATGGTTTCCAAAGCTGCTGACAGTGTTCCTTCCGATCCA AAAGAGTTGCTGAGCCCTCCTAGAGCTATACAAGGCCCAGAGGAGCTATTGCTACTTGTTAAAATATATGAGTCCCAGGGACGTCATGATGAGATTGTAAAAATCCTTGACAGCGAGAATCTTGGACTAAGCTCGCGAGTCATCCAGAATGACTGGTCCTTCGTTGGGGTGAAGCTCTCCAGCTTGGAAAAAGCGGAGATGTGGATGCAAGGCTTATCCTACGCGAAAGAGTTACTTGCAATCCCTACTAACGAAGCTGAGAAAAAGGCTCTCCAAGAGCGTGATGACTGGGCGGTTTGGAAACTGCTTGTTATCTCAACCCGGAACATCAATACCCAAGA GACCACTATCGAGACCCTAAAGTTCATTGGCGATTTCCTGGATGTCGTGCCCAAATCTCGCAATGCACGACTAGCTCGCCTAGACTTGATTCATTCGGGTGTTCTCGCCGGCACTTCGAAGACGGAAGACCTAGTCTCTACTTGCCAAGAATATTTCGATAATAACAAGAACAAGCTTTACTGCTTCGGCGATCTGCAGCTATACTTGGCAGCACTGGGCAAGGAAGCTGTGACTAAATTTGTGGAGTATGCCTCCAAAGGTCAAGAAGGGAATGTACGTTTCATACAATGCCCGTGCCTTCGTTTCCAAGCTGACACACTCGTGAAGGTGAAGAACGACCCTTTCAAGGGTGTGACGACGATCAATGCCCTTAAACTTGAATACTGCTACGAACTGTCAACTAACGGGACTAATGTCACTAAAATACAAGTCGAGGACTTCATCTCGCGCTGTCTCCAAGTCTATCGTGAGGTAGATCGTCCAGAACGGAGCTCAGCCCCATCCACGATCGAAAGTCAGCCTAGTGATGATTTGTGTTTGTTAGCTGCTATGAGCTTGATACGCTTCAGCGGAATATGGATTTCTGGTAACCAAGATCAAATCCCAGACACCATCCTCATCCGCGCAGCTGCTATTCTGGAGCGTCTCTTAATTGATTCTCCTCATAATTATCAAGCATTGTTACTCCTTGTGCGTATCTACTTGCGCCTCGGAGCTGGATCGCTCGCTCTCAAGGTCTTCAGCAAGCTCTCTGTCAAACAAATGCAGTTCGAAACGGTTGCTCACAACCTCTTCACCCGCCTAGCAACGATCCACCCACACTCGGCACCTCCAATTGAGGGTGCAGAGTACAAAGACTTCAACCCACAGTCTGCATTTGTTCAGGCCTTGAATTTTTATCGAACGGCCGAGGTCACGACGGTCAGGCACCGGTCGAATGGATTGGATTTGGGTAGTTACGTAAACATAGAAGGCACCATAGAGCTTCAGAGGCGCTTGAAGTATAGTGTCTGTCGCAGGATGTGGGCATTAGACGTCAGACGGATGCAAAGACTGGCCGGCGGAGATCCGATGGGTCGATATGACGAAGTTGGTAGGTGCAAGAATATTACGTACGGTGGACTCTCCGCTCACACTTACTCAACAGCAATGGATCCATCCCCCGTGACAGACCAGCGTTTATTCGATGCATTCATGAACTGTGAACCCACCAACCAGCCAACTTTCGAGGAACGGATGCGCTTGGGACCACTTCCTCGG GAACAATGGGTGATGTGTACGAGGGTAACAGACCAGTTGTTTAGCACTCTCAAAAACATGACTGTTCAAAAGCCAGTGTCTGTTGAACCCAATCTGCCCAGTCCCAAAGATTTTGTAGGGTCGGAAGCATCTTCTGAGATGACCTCATCAGAGATTGAGAGCGCGAAGATCAATCTGAGCCTTCTCAAGGTAGCCACATTTTTGAATGGCTCGAAGTCCGTTGCCGCTGAAGAGGTCGACAGCTGCTTAACCCAGGTGGAGGAATGGCTGTGTTCCAAATCAAAGGATCTTGACATGAACGGCCCAAAGATCTCCCAGCTTGTATCAGAAACAGCAGTTCCCTTGCGGCGGCATGAAGCATCTGCTCCAACCTGGAGGTCCTTCCACGACTTGTACCTGATCATGGAGTCGCTCAAGGCGCTCTCGCTCATAACATCCATTGCATCGAAGAAAACCACCAAGGCTGCAAAACTCCCCAAGGATCGCATACAAAGATTAGCCGATTCGACGCGCCAAGTCTATGAAAGTCTTAGGGCCAATGCCCGTGCGCTAAAATCAGCTATCTCTGAGCCGGGAGTTCTCGGATctttggttgatttggtGGTGGGCGGCTCTGACGATGGCGAGGATGGTACGCAACTTCGGGCAGAATTGGATAAGACATTCGATACGGCAGCGGTGGAGATGTTCTGTGGCGAGTTAATGGAaagctgggaagaagggCTCGATGGGCTGCTGCGCGTGTCGCTGTGA
- a CDS encoding uncharacterized protein (predicted protein): MAPTLGRRSEEENRRNNLSLLEDLMCEFKFLQGWVLSWFGFKIRRTSTAPEQAADSRRRQEWLETLPMSVEQLQDERQTRTRRLQQAVPPAPEEVVQAHEAARSGQPSTPVTAPVPDSGFDFSGDRVLSNEEDPIHQSPAQMSTGGLSEMAPLGRTSDITAAANGSPAMNTEAHGEDDAHEDQRNSRSNTLFSRQTSPETSSPTSPHVRASLIHQNSDIITMQLELLGNRNAQNQGQLRPRPGNDIDFPTSNGETGHRRSITELLDTILTHQNQSLSTIVHSDAMDSDGLSNMTPGANGEDVLGLVSQDQQAGQGTDDFTAESPVEGPSSSLANILPESVEEPPSQEDTRNHPSEAEPTGENDFDSGIYPRISDPNVREGPSENTNSPTAHRITILSSHPVDSLASHLASMITTVLFIPLESLYLRSLASSYLSSTASSAADVRALGAWGGGGSRSDTLAYMGKLALMMGMHAAVNAGVWGVISGTAIRIGRRFCGWGTL; this comes from the coding sequence ATGGCCCCAACCCTAGGTCGCagatcagaagaagagaacCGTCGCAacaatctttctttgcttgaaGATCTCATGTGTGAATTTAAATTTCTTCAGGGTTGGGTGCTATCGTGGTTTGGCTTCAAGATACGGCGAACATCAACAGCTCCTGAACAAGCTGCGGACTCCCGCCGCAGGCAAGAGTGGCTTGAAACTCTCCCTATGAGTGTCGAACAGCTGCAAGATGAACGACAAACCCGAACTCGCCGGTTACAACAAGCAGTACCTCCAGCTCCAGAGGAGGTAGTCCAGGCTCATGAGGCCGCACGCTCTGGTCAACCCAGTACACCTGTTACTGCCCCAGTACCCGATTCCGGATTTGACTTCAGCGGTGACCGTGTGCTATCGAATGAGGAAGATCCGATCCATCAGTCGCCAGCACAGATGAGCACTGGGGGTCTTTCAGAGATGGCTCCTCTAGGTCGTACAAGTGATATTACTGCCGCTGCTAATGGTTCTCCCGCCATGAACACTGAGGCGCATGGCGAAGACGATGCTCACGAAGATCAGCGGAACTCACGCTCGAACACCCTTTTCTCTCGACAAACATCACCTGAAACGTCTTCACCAACTTCTCCTCACGTTCGTGCTTCTCTGATTCATCAGAACTCTGATATCATCACTATGCAGCTGGAACTCTTGGGCAACCGTAATGCCCAGAACCAGGGCCAGTTGCGTCCTCGGCCTGGTAATGACATTGACTTTCCAACTTCTAATGGCGAGACAGGTCATCGCCGCTCTATTACGGAGCTTCTGGACACAATATTGacccaccaaaaccaaagtcTCTCAACGATTGTCCATTCGGATGCCATGGATAGCGATGGTCTCTCGAACATGACGCCAGGTGCAAACGGGGAAGATGTACTAGGCCTGGTGtctcaagatcaacaagcaGGCCAAGGAACAGATGATTTTACCGCTGAATCTCCTGTTGAAGGGCCGTCGTCAAGCCTTGCCAACATATTGCCGGAAAGTGTGGAAGAGCCGCCCAGCCAGGAAGACACTCGTAACCATCCTTCCGAAGCGGAGCCAACCGGGGAGAACGATTTCGATTCAGGGATATACCCTCGTATATCCGATCCAAATGTGCGTGAAGGGCCTTCCGAGAACACAAATTCTCCAACCGCCCACCGAATAACAATCCTATCGTCTCATCCTGTCGATTCTCTTGCGTCTCACCTCGCATCAATGATCACAACCGTACTTTTCATTCCCCTCGAATCTCTCTACCTTCGCTCTCTTGCTTCGTCCTATCTGTCATCTACTGCATCCTCCGCTGCTGATGTCCGCGCTTTAGGGGCTTGGGGCGGTGGCGGGTCTCGGTCTGACACGCTTGCATATATGGGTAAATTAGCTCTTATGATGGGCATGCATGCCGCAGTAAATGCTGGTGTATGGGGAGTGATCTCAGGCACGGCAATTAGGATTGGTAGGAGATTCTGCGGATGGGGGACACTATGA